From Hippea alviniae EP5-r, one genomic window encodes:
- a CDS encoding type II toxin-antitoxin system death-on-curing family toxin, with the protein MSALNGIYQTFGGEELYPSVEEKAANLLYFVVKNHPFVDGNKHIRALMFLMFLYDNLGFDELIEKFNNNALTALCYLVAGSRPDQKEILINLITQMIGNEVQI; encoded by the coding sequence TTTACCAAACATTCGGCGGTGAAGAGTTGTATCCGTCGGTTGAAGAAAAAGCAGCTAATCTTCTCTATTTCGTGGTCAAGAATCACCCTTTTGTTGATGGCAACAAGCACATCAGAGCATTGATGTTTTTAATGTTTCTTTACGACAATTTGGGATTTGATGAACTTATAGAAAAATTCAATAATAATGCCCTTACGGCTCTTTGTTATCTTGTTGCAGGTAGCAGACCAGACCAAAAAGAGATTTTAATTAATTTGATAACACAGATGATAGGGAATGAGGTGCAAATATGA
- a CDS encoding TIGR02556 family CRISPR-associated protein, translating to MIEAVYRIGKILPQSDFLEEFIDDIGDNYKNVFKIVVDVSNPEKPAYLQIDFEEYDQSKKLKYFYKRGSANGPDKTPTSKITTIDKTFKNKIKNVFSKFLEEKKKSLSNSEKNLINNIQKLVGKKIETIKNDLIDFADKNGLLKDKDSFKEPSVITFVFQKDDKVHYVGDLDIFVNPFKNNENEAYKSFYKKSGTESRAKGKYCYICNKEAEEVWGFVNTFNFYTADKESYIAGGFDASNMWKNYPVCSECAKILERGKKYIEENLSCNFCGFNYYLIPQLVFDDDSMLQNTLKTLKNYVDFSLQEKKSTKTKRTEEYLLRQFSKLSNQINLNFLFYEKQNAAFKILLFLREIAPSRLKFLIDKKDEVDNKERKFNIFEPITTKKDTIYFNFSFSFIREFFPNSKMKGKFDKYFLQILNNIFIGKNISFDFLLSRFMERIRKEFLNDNWIEPTVLKSYKITLFLEEINLLERRRKTMKNYGNNFEDFFKENPIFDDETKKALFLEGILAQKLLKIQYNERSATPFRSRLNGLKIDEKTAKRLLPEMINKLEEYGKNYYRKLEETLGEYLIKSDFSHYSVDELSYYFTLGMVLEKHFTFENEEIKESN from the coding sequence ATGATAGAAGCCGTTTACAGAATAGGTAAGATACTTCCACAATCGGATTTTCTGGAAGAGTTTATAGACGATATTGGCGACAATTATAAAAATGTGTTTAAGATTGTTGTAGATGTTAGCAATCCTGAGAAACCCGCATATCTGCAGATAGATTTTGAAGAATACGACCAATCAAAGAAACTAAAGTATTTTTACAAACGTGGCTCTGCTAACGGGCCAGATAAAACGCCCACTTCAAAAATCACTACAATAGATAAAACATTCAAAAACAAGATTAAAAATGTGTTTAGTAAATTTCTTGAAGAGAAGAAGAAATCTCTCTCAAACAGTGAGAAAAACTTGATAAACAATATCCAAAAGTTAGTAGGTAAAAAGATTGAAACAATAAAAAACGACCTTATAGACTTTGCCGATAAAAACGGGTTGCTTAAAGACAAAGACTCCTTCAAAGAACCGTCTGTTATTACATTTGTTTTTCAAAAAGACGATAAAGTTCACTATGTTGGTGATTTGGATATTTTCGTAAATCCTTTTAAAAACAATGAAAACGAAGCATACAAAAGTTTTTATAAAAAATCCGGAACAGAAAGCAGGGCGAAAGGCAAATACTGTTATATTTGCAATAAAGAAGCAGAAGAAGTTTGGGGTTTTGTCAACACTTTCAATTTTTATACAGCAGATAAAGAAAGCTATATCGCCGGCGGATTTGATGCTTCAAACATGTGGAAAAATTATCCCGTATGTTCGGAATGTGCAAAGATACTCGAAAGAGGCAAAAAATACATAGAAGAAAACCTGTCATGCAATTTTTGTGGTTTTAACTATTATCTTATACCACAACTTGTATTTGATGATGATTCTATGCTTCAAAATACGCTTAAAACACTGAAAAATTACGTAGATTTTTCGCTTCAAGAGAAAAAATCAACCAAAACTAAAAGAACAGAAGAATATCTATTAAGACAGTTTTCTAAACTCTCAAATCAAATAAATTTAAATTTTCTGTTTTACGAAAAGCAAAATGCAGCTTTTAAGATTTTGCTCTTTTTAAGGGAAATAGCACCATCAAGATTAAAATTTCTAATAGATAAGAAAGATGAAGTTGACAACAAAGAGAGAAAATTCAATATATTCGAACCGATAACAACCAAAAAAGATACGATTTACTTTAACTTCTCTTTTAGTTTCATAAGAGAGTTTTTTCCAAACTCGAAAATGAAAGGAAAGTTCGATAAATATTTTCTTCAAATACTGAATAACATTTTTATAGGCAAAAATATATCTTTTGACTTTTTGTTATCGAGATTCATGGAAAGAATAAGAAAGGAGTTTTTAAACGATAACTGGATAGAACCGACAGTGTTAAAATCTTATAAAATTACCCTATTCTTGGAAGAAATAAACCTATTAGAAAGGAGAAGAAAAACCATGAAAAACTATGGCAATAACTTCGAAGATTTTTTCAAAGAAAACCCGATTTTTGACGATGAAACTAAAAAGGCTCTGTTCTTGGAAGGAATTTTAGCTCAGAAGTTGTTAAAAATTCAATACAACGAAAGAAGTGCAACACCGTTTAGAAGCAGATTAAATGGCCTAAAAATTGACGAAAAAACGGCAAAAAGGCTCTTGCCCGAGATGATAAATAAACTCGAAGAATACGGAAAAAATTACTACAGAAAACTCGAAGAAACGCTTGGCGAATACCTGATTAAATCGGATTTTTCTCACTATTCAGTTGACGAGTTAAGTTATTATTTTACCTTGGGTATGGTGCTCGAAAAACACTTCACATTTGAAAATGAAGAAATCAAAGAAAGTAATTGA
- the cas7b gene encoding type I-B CRISPR-associated protein Cas7/Csh2: MAIIEKRSEILFCYDVTDANPNGDPMDENKPRIDEETKINIVTDVRLKRTIRDYLYEYKGYNGQNGKDIFVREIFIDNDPTKGIQDGKTRAKDYGNDPNNVLNECIDIRLFGGVIPLDKDSITFTGPVQFKMGRSLHKVELKHIKGTGAFAAKAGSKQATFREEYILPYSFICFHGIVNEAAAKHTKLTEEDVNELMDAIWNGTKNLISRSKFGQMPRFLLKVTYKRERLLYWRFR; this comes from the coding sequence ATGGCTATTATTGAAAAAAGAAGTGAGATTTTGTTTTGCTATGATGTTACAGACGCAAACCCAAACGGAGACCCGATGGATGAAAACAAACCGAGAATTGATGAAGAGACAAAGATTAATATTGTAACGGATGTTAGGCTAAAAAGAACAATCCGGGATTACCTGTATGAATACAAAGGTTATAACGGCCAAAACGGAAAAGATATTTTTGTAAGAGAAATATTTATAGATAACGACCCAACAAAAGGTATTCAAGACGGAAAAACACGAGCAAAAGATTACGGCAATGACCCGAATAATGTTTTAAACGAGTGTATTGATATTAGGCTTTTTGGTGGTGTTATTCCACTGGATAAAGACTCTATTACATTTACAGGACCTGTCCAATTTAAGATGGGTCGTTCTCTGCATAAAGTTGAATTAAAGCATATAAAAGGCACTGGTGCTTTTGCAGCTAAAGCAGGCTCTAAACAAGCAACTTTCAGAGAAGAGTATATTTTACCCTATTCTTTTATATGTTTTCACGGAATTGTAAACGAAGCCGCAGCAAAACACACTAAACTAACAGAAGAAGATGTAAATGAGCTAATGGACGCCATTTGGAACGGAACCAAGAATCTCATAAGCCGCTCAAAGTTTGGTCAAATGCCAAGATTCTTACTAAAAGTTACATACAAAAGAGAAAGGCTTCTTTATTGGCGATTTAGATAA
- the cas5b gene encoding type I-B CRISPR-associated protein Cas5b, which translates to MKILVFDIWADYGHFRVPYTTSSPLTLSVPSKTVLYGIISAILGYDKDSYLEHFQDNQWRFAVGIKKPIKTVYIPENFIDTKSAKMFGRMPKNKPRRTQINLEFLKEPYFRIYATSENDKLVRLKNLLENHKSTYTVSLGLSECLANFKYIGLFGLEKRQANDKPVEIVSIIPLNKLTEPSQVDFLSENSKFLKIHIPLEMKPDRELIKSGYFLIEANGNPIKLKSGEYYHVKELDENIFLF; encoded by the coding sequence ATGAAAATATTAGTATTTGATATCTGGGCGGATTATGGGCATTTCAGAGTGCCATATACAACAAGCTCTCCTTTAACCTTATCTGTTCCTTCAAAAACGGTGCTCTATGGGATAATCTCTGCTATATTAGGTTATGATAAAGATTCATATCTTGAGCATTTTCAAGATAACCAGTGGCGGTTTGCTGTTGGCATAAAAAAACCAATTAAAACTGTTTATATTCCAGAAAACTTTATAGACACAAAAAGTGCAAAGATGTTTGGAAGGATGCCAAAAAATAAGCCGCGCAGAACCCAGATAAACCTTGAGTTTTTAAAAGAGCCGTATTTTAGGATCTATGCAACTTCAGAAAACGACAAACTGGTTAGGCTCAAAAATCTTCTTGAAAACCACAAATCCACCTATACGGTTTCTTTAGGTTTATCCGAATGTCTTGCGAATTTTAAATATATAGGACTATTTGGTTTGGAAAAAAGACAGGCAAACGACAAACCCGTTGAGATTGTATCTATAATTCCACTTAATAAACTAACGGAGCCATCGCAGGTCGATTTTCTGTCGGAAAACAGTAAATTCTTAAAAATCCACATCCCACTTGAGATGAAACCAGATAGAGAACTGATTAAAAGCGGATATTTTTTGATAGAAGCAAACGGAAATCCAATAAAACTTAAAAGTGGAGAGTATTATCATGTAAAAGAGCTGGATGAAAATATTTTTCTCTTTTAG
- a CDS encoding CRISPR-associated helicase/endonuclease Cas3 translates to MSCYSHPNKKLIEHLKNVKDIGLLAFNEKLLDIPEEFNTVLTTSLYYHDFAKATKFFQDYLKSSIESKTCKHPSNLTSHSLLSACLGAYKIYTQLSKAEKPFLWTILGFIAVKKHHGNLENLENMVIVSKNDWRNLKKQWQNIECEFKEETKNLSFENIKKLIEDLFWQKDNIQNNIDTFFIFNFLFSLLTYADKTEVVVGKIAKNTLPSNIDTFIDTYKEKTFSNQKPNKLNLLREKAYKTVYENLLKSNTQKILSLNLPTGAGKTLIVLNVAFKLCREDKTLQRVIYALPFTSIVDQTEKVIKDVLKKNNCNPDDFITVHHHLTEARIKTDENYIEGDKAQLLIENWDKPLVLTTFWQLFHSIISNENSHLRKFHNISNSVIILDEVQSIPYKYWHLTNVVLKKLTELLNCKIIFLTATMPLIFDKEELYPLISDDVRDEFFSAFSRYKILTLKGLENLTIDELVEIVKNDIEHNPNKSFLFVFNTINTSVKFYRLLKEILPQKEFIYLSSNILPVDGKKRIDAIRDNPEGKIIISTQVVEAGVDIDIDVVYRDFAPLDSIIQTAGRCNRNNRQKMGIVKLFKLKNEKEKYDFGYIYKGLPLNATNELFKDIEEVEENKMLKLIDGYFHKVKENKSNNESNKIISAMKKLKYEDVSKEFKLIDEIPSFSMFFEIDDRATDLLDRFCKIMEIENRFERKNELLKIRSQFYQYVLSVKITNSTKSYFMDLEEIGGIKIVRKDLVNNIYDKETGLVREISIFI, encoded by the coding sequence ATGAGTTGTTATTCTCATCCAAATAAAAAATTGATAGAACATCTTAAGAATGTAAAAGATATAGGATTGTTGGCTTTTAATGAAAAATTACTTGATATTCCCGAAGAATTCAATACAGTTTTGACAACATCCCTTTACTATCACGATTTTGCTAAAGCCACAAAATTCTTTCAGGACTATCTTAAATCTTCAATAGAAAGCAAGACATGCAAACACCCATCAAACTTAACTTCTCATTCCCTTCTGTCTGCCTGTCTTGGTGCTTACAAAATCTATACCCAACTATCAAAAGCGGAAAAGCCGTTTTTATGGACTATTCTCGGATTTATAGCCGTAAAAAAGCATCATGGAAATCTCGAAAATTTAGAGAATATGGTCATCGTAAGTAAAAACGATTGGAGAAATCTCAAAAAACAATGGCAAAACATAGAGTGTGAATTTAAGGAAGAAACGAAAAATCTTTCCTTTGAAAATATAAAAAAGCTAATCGAAGACCTATTTTGGCAAAAAGACAACATCCAAAATAATATAGATACATTTTTTATCTTTAATTTTCTCTTTTCCCTTCTCACCTATGCAGACAAAACGGAGGTTGTCGTAGGTAAAATTGCAAAAAACACTTTACCGTCAAACATAGACACATTTATAGACACATACAAAGAAAAAACATTTTCAAATCAAAAACCAAACAAACTAAACTTGCTTAGGGAAAAGGCTTACAAAACGGTTTATGAAAACCTGTTGAAATCAAATACACAGAAAATTTTATCACTTAACTTGCCGACAGGTGCAGGAAAAACTTTGATAGTGTTAAATGTTGCCTTCAAATTATGCAGAGAAGATAAAACCTTACAAAGAGTGATATATGCTTTGCCGTTTACATCCATCGTTGACCAGACTGAAAAGGTTATAAAAGATGTTCTCAAGAAAAATAATTGCAATCCCGACGATTTTATAACTGTTCACCATCATCTTACAGAAGCAAGAATAAAAACCGACGAAAACTACATTGAAGGAGACAAAGCTCAACTGTTGATTGAAAATTGGGATAAGCCTTTGGTTTTAACCACATTTTGGCAGCTGTTTCACTCAATCATTTCAAATGAAAACTCACATCTGCGAAAGTTTCACAATATATCAAACTCGGTTATCATACTCGATGAAGTCCAATCTATACCTTACAAATATTGGCATTTGACAAATGTTGTTCTTAAAAAGTTAACAGAACTTCTCAACTGTAAAATAATCTTTTTAACGGCTACAATGCCTTTAATTTTTGATAAAGAAGAACTTTATCCCTTAATATCCGACGATGTTAGAGATGAGTTCTTTTCTGCCTTTTCACGATACAAAATACTTACTCTAAAGGGATTGGAAAACTTAACAATTGATGAGTTAGTTGAAATAGTAAAAAACGACATAGAACATAATCCAAATAAAAGCTTTCTTTTTGTTTTTAACACGATTAACACAAGCGTTAAATTTTACAGGCTTTTAAAAGAGATTTTGCCTCAAAAGGAATTTATATATTTATCAAGCAATATCTTGCCCGTAGATGGAAAGAAGCGCATTGATGCTATAAGAGATAATCCAGAAGGTAAGATTATTATTTCAACTCAAGTTGTAGAAGCAGGTGTCGATATAGATATTGATGTGGTTTATAGGGATTTTGCCCCGCTTGATTCTATTATCCAAACAGCGGGTAGGTGCAATAGAAATAATAGACAAAAAATGGGTATAGTGAAGCTTTTTAAATTAAAGAACGAAAAAGAAAAATACGATTTTGGCTATATTTATAAAGGCCTACCCTTAAATGCAACAAACGAACTGTTCAAGGATATAGAAGAAGTTGAAGAAAACAAGATGCTAAAACTTATAGATGGGTATTTTCATAAGGTGAAGGAAAATAAATCGAATAACGAAAGCAATAAAATCATAAGCGCAATGAAAAAACTAAAATATGAAGATGTTTCTAAAGAGTTTAAGTTAATTGACGAAATACCGTCTTTCTCTATGTTTTTTGAAATCGACGATAGAGCAACTGACTTGTTGGATAGATTTTGCAAGATAATGGAGATAGAAAACCGTTTTGAGAGAAAGAACGAACTTTTAAAGATTAGGTCTCAATTTTATCAATATGTTCTTTCTGTAAAAATCACAAACTCTACGAAAAGTTATTTTATGGATTTGGAAGAGATAGGCGGGATTAAGATTGTAAGAAAAGATTTGGTAAACAATATCTACGATAAAGAAACAGGTTTGGTTAGAGAGATAAGTATTTTTATATGA
- the cas4 gene encoding CRISPR-associated protein Cas4: MRTFAPSIFNAYNICKRQAWLMIRNLTADQDNAFLEIGRLIDETAFKREKRKIYLADLEAMLDMVTKKDGIYYIAEIKKSSKTMETGIFQLKYYLYLLKKKKGIKAKGLIKIPKEKISKTVELTQEDEKKIEKILKEMSVVLYSDAPPKVLRNSKKCKVCAHYEFCFG, translated from the coding sequence ATGAGAACATTTGCACCTTCAATATTCAATGCATACAATATTTGCAAAAGGCAAGCTTGGTTGATGATAAGAAACTTAACGGCTGACCAAGATAATGCGTTTTTAGAGATTGGAAGGTTAATCGACGAAACTGCCTTTAAACGCGAAAAGAGAAAAATTTATCTTGCTGATTTAGAAGCAATGCTCGATATGGTAACGAAAAAAGACGGCATTTATTATATCGCCGAGATAAAAAAATCTTCAAAAACTATGGAAACGGGAATTTTTCAACTAAAGTATTATCTGTACTTATTAAAAAAGAAAAAAGGCATTAAAGCAAAAGGGTTAATTAAAATACCCAAAGAAAAGATTAGCAAAACGGTAGAGTTAACCCAGGAAGATGAAAAGAAAATTGAAAAGATTCTAAAGGAAATGAGTGTGGTTTTATATTCTGATGCCCCGCCGAAGGTTTTAAGGAACTCTAAAAAATGCAAAGTATGCGCCCATTATGAATTCTGTTTCGGATAG
- the cas1b gene encoding type I-B CRISPR-associated endonuclease Cas1b, with protein sequence MKETIYIFSNGRLRRKDNSLIFETEDGQKKFIPVENIKEIFLFGEVDINTKALNFLSQKEIVVHYFNYYGYHTGSFYPREHYNSGYMILKQAEHYLNETERVFIAKRFIEGAAKNSLKILKYYNRRGKDLNNQINEIERLVLELRNYNSVDKAMAIEGQIKQTYYQGFDIIINSDEFKFEERSKKPPKNRINALISFSNSLIYNYCLSEIYKTHLDPRIGYLHTTNFRKFTLNLDIAEIFKPVIGDRTILSLLNKGIIKPNDFEDKLEGVYLKETGRKKFLQAMEERLKQTIKHSKLNRQVSYRRLIRLELYKLEKHFIGEEEYEPFVMDW encoded by the coding sequence ATGAAAGAAACAATTTACATCTTCTCAAACGGCAGGTTAAGAAGAAAGGATAATTCGCTTATATTTGAGACCGAAGACGGACAGAAAAAGTTTATACCTGTTGAGAATATAAAAGAGATTTTCCTATTTGGCGAAGTTGACATAAACACAAAGGCGCTGAATTTTTTATCTCAAAAAGAGATAGTCGTGCACTATTTCAACTATTACGGCTATCATACAGGTTCCTTTTATCCACGAGAGCATTACAACTCGGGCTACATGATTTTAAAACAGGCTGAGCATTATTTGAATGAGACAGAAAGGGTCTTTATTGCTAAACGATTCATCGAAGGTGCTGCCAAAAATAGCTTAAAGATTCTGAAGTACTACAACAGGCGCGGCAAAGACCTAAACAATCAGATAAACGAGATTGAAAGACTCGTCCTTGAACTTAGAAATTACAACTCGGTTGACAAGGCAATGGCAATAGAAGGCCAAATTAAGCAAACATACTATCAAGGTTTCGACATAATCATAAACAGCGACGAGTTTAAATTTGAGGAAAGAAGCAAAAAGCCGCCAAAAAATAGGATAAATGCCTTGATTAGTTTTTCCAATTCGTTGATTTACAATTATTGTTTAAGCGAAATTTACAAAACCCACCTTGACCCGCGCATTGGCTATCTGCATACAACAAACTTTAGAAAATTTACTCTGAATTTAGACATTGCCGAGATTTTCAAACCAGTAATAGGCGATAGGACGATTCTTTCGCTTTTGAATAAGGGAATTATAAAACCGAATGATTTTGAAGATAAACTCGAAGGCGTATATTTGAAAGAGACCGGCAGGAAAAAGTTTCTTCAGGCTATGGAAGAAAGACTAAAACAGACGATTAAACACTCAAAATTAAACAGGCAGGTTAGTTATAGAAGATTGATAAGGCTTGAGTTGTATAAATTAGAAAAACACTTTATCGGCGAAGAAGAGTATGAGCCGTTTGTGATGGATTGGTGA
- the cas2 gene encoding CRISPR-associated endonuclease Cas2, whose translation MFVILYYDVGEKRCAKMLKTCRKYLQWVQNSVFEGEISIANLEKLTYEISEIIKPQEGDSVIIYKFRTKRYTERVVFGIDKKDDLSFI comes from the coding sequence ATGTTTGTGATTTTGTATTACGATGTGGGTGAAAAACGCTGTGCCAAGATGTTAAAAACCTGCAGAAAATATCTTCAATGGGTGCAAAATTCGGTTTTTGAAGGAGAGATTAGCATCGCCAATCTTGAAAAATTGACTTATGAAATAAGCGAAATAATAAAACCGCAAGAAGGCGACTCGGTGATTATTTACAAATTTAGAACAAAGAGATATACAGAAAGAGTCGTTTTTGGTATAGATAAAAAAGACGATTTGAGTTTTATCTGA
- the cydB gene encoding cytochrome d ubiquinol oxidase subunit II, protein MLNTIWFAIWGLLWAVYFMLDGFDFGAGILHPFVAKNDTERRMVINTLGPVWDGNEVWLVTAGGVTFAAFPTTYAYMFSYLYTPLFFILFSLILRGVSFEFRGKIHSQSWAKFWDFIIFVFSFVPALLFGVAFGNIFEGLPMDAAGYHGTLFSLLNPYGLLTGVLFVLLFIEHGALWLSIKASGNVAERSKAIASKIWILLLIVAVLFLVYTKFATSLYDNYFSNPVWFIVPALAVASLLSIRFFIKTSSYVKAFFASCLTILSIVFTGIVGLYPNLIPSSIDKAYSLTAFNSASGPYTLKLMLIVAVIFVPIVIAYQIWTYKVFSKPITEEDIHDKEVESY, encoded by the coding sequence ATGCTAAACACTATCTGGTTTGCTATATGGGGACTTCTTTGGGCTGTATATTTTATGCTTGATGGTTTTGATTTTGGTGCCGGTATCTTGCATCCATTTGTGGCTAAAAACGATACAGAGAGAAGAATGGTTATAAACACACTTGGCCCTGTTTGGGATGGAAACGAAGTGTGGCTTGTTACGGCTGGCGGTGTGACTTTTGCTGCTTTTCCAACGACTTATGCTTATATGTTTAGCTATCTTTACACACCGCTGTTTTTTATCCTGTTCTCTTTGATTTTAAGGGGTGTATCTTTTGAATTTAGAGGCAAGATTCACTCCCAAAGCTGGGCTAAGTTTTGGGATTTTATAATTTTTGTGTTCTCTTTTGTTCCTGCTTTGCTGTTTGGTGTAGCTTTTGGTAATATTTTTGAAGGTTTGCCTATGGATGCTGCTGGTTATCACGGAACCTTGTTTAGCCTTCTTAATCCTTACGGACTTCTAACAGGTGTGCTCTTTGTATTGCTTTTTATTGAACATGGAGCTTTGTGGCTGTCTATCAAGGCTTCTGGTAATGTAGCAGAAAGGTCAAAAGCTATAGCATCGAAAATCTGGATTCTTCTTCTTATTGTTGCTGTTTTATTTCTTGTTTACACGAAGTTTGCAACTTCACTTTATGATAACTATTTTTCTAATCCCGTTTGGTTTATTGTTCCTGCCTTAGCTGTTGCGTCTCTTCTTTCTATAAGATTTTTCATAAAAACCAGCAGCTATGTTAAAGCCTTTTTTGCTTCTTGTTTAACGATACTTTCTATTGTATTTACAGGTATAGTTGGTCTTTATCCAAACCTTATACCGTCAAGTATAGATAAGGCATATAGCTTAACGGCTTTCAATTCTGCTTCTGGTCCTTATACATTAAAATTAATGCTTATAGTAGCCGTTATATTTGTGCCAATCGTTATTGCCTATCAGATTTGGACATACAAAGTTTTCAGTAAACCTATAACAGAAGAAGATATACACGACAAAGAAGTGGAATCTTATTAA
- a CDS encoding cytochrome ubiquinol oxidase subunit I, with protein MDAVLLSRIQFAMTALFHFIFVPLTLGLVILVAIMETLYVVKNDEIYLRMTKFFGKLFLINFALGLVTGLTLEFQFGMNWARYSKFVGDIFGPPLAIEATVAFFLESTFLGVWIFGWKKLSKKMHVISIWLVAFGTNISALWILIANAWMQHPVGYVIKNGKAEIVNFLTVATQPFAILEFVHTITAAYVLGAFFVMGVSAYHLLKKNETELFKKAFSIAAKFAVFASLAVFITGDLHAAEVAKTQPTKLAAMESVWETQKAAPMYLFVVPDPKHEKNSVELLGIPKMLSILAYHDPNATVKGLKDFPKNDRPPVMATFVSFRTMVALGTLFIVLAFLAYFYAKKNSLLDKKWFLKLMLFAIPLPYLAIELGWVVAEVGRQPWIVYGLMRTADATSTAVTVQQIVMSLIGFVALYGTLGIIDIYLLIKYAKQGPEPKTAESGGY; from the coding sequence ATGGATGCCGTTTTACTGTCCCGTATTCAATTTGCAATGACAGCTCTGTTTCACTTCATTTTTGTTCCATTGACACTTGGTTTGGTCATTCTTGTTGCAATCATGGAAACTCTATATGTTGTAAAGAACGATGAGATTTACCTAAGAATGACCAAGTTCTTTGGTAAGCTGTTTTTAATTAACTTTGCCTTAGGTTTGGTAACAGGTTTAACGCTTGAGTTTCAGTTTGGAATGAACTGGGCTCGATATTCTAAGTTTGTCGGAGATATTTTCGGCCCACCTTTGGCAATTGAAGCAACGGTAGCATTTTTCCTTGAATCAACATTTTTGGGTGTCTGGATATTCGGATGGAAGAAACTTTCAAAGAAGATGCATGTTATATCTATTTGGCTTGTTGCCTTTGGCACAAACATATCTGCTTTGTGGATACTTATAGCGAATGCATGGATGCAGCATCCTGTTGGATATGTGATAAAGAATGGGAAGGCTGAGATTGTAAACTTTTTAACCGTTGCAACGCAGCCTTTTGCAATTTTGGAATTTGTGCATACGATAACGGCTGCTTATGTTTTAGGTGCATTTTTTGTAATGGGTGTGTCTGCTTATCATCTTCTTAAAAAGAACGAGACTGAGCTGTTCAAAAAGGCGTTTAGTATAGCTGCTAAGTTTGCCGTTTTTGCTTCTTTGGCTGTTTTTATAACGGGGGATTTGCATGCTGCTGAAGTTGCAAAGACTCAACCAACAAAACTGGCTGCCATGGAGTCTGTTTGGGAAACCCAGAAAGCAGCTCCAATGTATCTGTTTGTCGTTCCTGACCCAAAGCATGAAAAGAACAGTGTTGAATTACTTGGAATACCTAAAATGCTCAGCATTCTTGCCTATCACGACCCAAATGCAACTGTTAAAGGCTTGAAAGACTTTCCAAAAAACGACAGACCGCCTGTAATGGCAACATTTGTTTCTTTCAGAACAATGGTTGCCTTAGGAACACTGTTTATCGTTCTTGCCTTTTTGGCTTATTTCTATGCAAAGAAAAACTCTTTGCTTGATAAAAAGTGGTTTTTGAAGTTGATGCTTTTTGCTATACCTTTGCCGTATTTAGCTATAGAGCTTGGATGGGTTGTTGCAGAAGTTGGAAGACAGCCGTGGATTGTTTATGGTTTGATGAGAACGGCAGATGCGACATCGACGGCTGTTACGGTTCAGCAGATAGTTATGTCTTTGATTGGTTTTGTTGCACTCTATGGGACATTGGGTATAATTGATATATATCTTTTAATCAAGTATGCAAAACAGGGTCCAGAACCAAAAACAGCCGAAAGTGGAGGTTATTAA
- the mobA gene encoding molybdenum cofactor guanylyltransferase, translating into MKDIIFCILAGGKSKRFEADKRFSYLGNKTLIEHTISTLKSFKSNIIISTRTGEKLKIKDTESIEDKEAFNGPLCGVYEVLKRFPLKNFVFLAADMPFITRKMIEKLIACINSGYFSCFFSSNDKIYPLPFAISHESIVFFKEKGCKNKKIKELLFFKNPCTINWSNPENLFNINTQEDLENAKLLAKKVHLDF; encoded by the coding sequence ATGAAAGACATTATTTTTTGCATTCTTGCTGGAGGCAAAAGTAAAAGGTTTGAAGCAGATAAAAGATTCTCTTATTTAGGAAACAAAACCCTAATAGAGCACACAATTAGCACACTAAAAAGTTTTAAATCAAACATAATAATATCAACAAGAACAGGTGAAAAATTAAAAATAAAAGATACAGAATCAATAGAAGACAAAGAAGCATTCAACGGACCTTTATGTGGAGTCTATGAAGTATTAAAAAGATTTCCCTTAAAAAATTTTGTATTCTTAGCAGCAGATATGCCTTTTATCACAAGAAAAATGATAGAAAAACTCATAGCATGTATAAATTCTGGCTATTTTAGCTGTTTTTTCTCTTCGAATGATAAAATTTATCCTTTGCCATTTGCTATATCGCACGAAAGTATAGTTTTCTTTAAAGAAAAAGGATGCAAGAACAAAAAAATAAAAGAACTTTTATTTTTCAAAAATCCATGTACCATAAACTGGAGCAACCCAGAAAACCTTTTTAACATAAACACCCAGGAAGATTTAGAAAATGCAAAATTGCTTGCAAAAAAGGTTCACCTTGACTTTTAA